The proteins below come from a single Candidatus Kirkpatrickella diaphorinae genomic window:
- a CDS encoding ammonium transporter produces MTRSRLLTLAGCLMVLPGHLFAADAAGAPHIDTGDAAWMLTSTALVLLMTIPGVSLFYAGMVRKKNVLATAIQSFTICCIASVIWMVLGYSFAFGTGTPYFGDFSRAMLRGIADHFTQGQDAAFVMGAGSANATTMTIPESVWVMFQMTFAVVTPALIVGGFAERMKFSALCIFTILWSLLVYAPIAHWVWSPLGWLAGLGAVDFAGGTVVHINSGVAGLVAALVLGRRRNLGLDDFSPYNLTYAIIGASLLWIGWFGFNAGSAGGANGRAGMAMLTTQVASAAGALAWMIVEWFHAKKPTALGIISGAVAGLVAITPAAGFVLPGAALVIGFVAGIACFWSAAILKPCLGYDDSLDAFGVHGMGGIVGALLTGVFAYGPLSATEANPAGVTGSLMQLGRQAEACGVTIVWCVVATYLILKLIDFTIGLRVSQDAELEGLDMVLHGERIN; encoded by the coding sequence ATGACACGATCCCGCCTGTTGACCCTTGCAGGCTGTTTAATGGTTCTGCCGGGCCATCTCTTTGCGGCAGATGCGGCAGGTGCGCCGCACATCGATACGGGTGACGCGGCCTGGATGCTGACGAGCACGGCGCTCGTCCTGCTCATGACCATTCCCGGTGTCAGCCTTTTTTATGCCGGAATGGTCCGCAAGAAAAACGTGCTGGCGACAGCGATTCAGTCTTTTACGATCTGCTGCATCGCGAGCGTCATCTGGATGGTGCTGGGCTATAGTTTCGCCTTTGGCACCGGCACGCCTTATTTCGGAGATTTCTCGCGTGCGATGCTGCGCGGCATCGCGGATCACTTCACGCAGGGGCAGGATGCGGCTTTCGTGATGGGAGCGGGCTCCGCCAATGCCACGACGATGACCATTCCGGAAAGCGTGTGGGTGATGTTCCAGATGACCTTCGCCGTCGTCACACCTGCCCTGATCGTCGGTGGGTTTGCGGAGCGTATGAAGTTCTCGGCGCTTTGCATTTTCACAATCCTATGGTCGCTGCTCGTCTATGCCCCGATCGCCCATTGGGTCTGGAGCCCGCTGGGATGGCTGGCCGGGCTGGGCGCGGTGGATTTCGCGGGTGGGACGGTCGTGCATATCAATTCCGGCGTGGCGGGTCTCGTTGCCGCTTTGGTGTTGGGGCGGCGGCGCAATCTCGGCCTTGATGATTTCTCACCTTATAATCTGACGTACGCGATTATCGGCGCGTCTCTGCTCTGGATCGGCTGGTTTGGCTTCAATGCCGGTTCCGCAGGTGGGGCGAATGGCCGCGCGGGGATGGCGATGCTGACAACGCAGGTTGCGTCCGCCGCCGGGGCGTTGGCCTGGATGATTGTCGAGTGGTTCCACGCAAAAAAACCGACCGCTCTGGGCATTATTTCAGGGGCGGTTGCCGGGCTGGTGGCCATTACCCCGGCGGCTGGCTTCGTCCTGCCGGGGGCGGCTCTGGTGATCGGATTCGTGGCCGGGATCGCCTGCTTCTGGAGTGCCGCTATCCTCAAACCGTGTCTCGGTTACGATGACAGTCTCGATGCTTTCGGGGTGCACGGGATGGGCGGCATTGTCGGTGCGCTTCTGACGGGTGTGTTTGCGTACGGGCCTTTATCGGCGACAGAGGCCAATCCTGCAGGGGTCACGGGCTCTCTGATGCAGTTGGGACGTCAGGCTGAGGCGTGCGGGGTGACGATCGTCTGGTGCGTCGTGGCGACCTATCTCATCCTTAAACTCATCGACTTCACCATCGGGCTGCGTGTCTCTCAGGACGCGGAACTTGAAGGACTGGATATGGTTCTACATGGAGAGCGGATCAACTGA
- a CDS encoding retroviral-like aspartic protease family protein, with amino-acid sequence MMRHFKPAIWALLVTFLTVPHADARTGCAVTLLSSVPLSNDALFLHIPIEIGLQKRDMIIDTGSEGSLITPKAADALHLPVDPHRRTVIHGPDGRSETVRNRIASDLRLGKLNYGAWSFPLSILPNLPKSLDGLSGLIGADMMQGLAVEFDAPHHRLRLWQYVPVAGGCDPVPPLGSAGTPHGSRWIKLAAHRRGLRLNVVFILDGVMGNALIDSGARSITLSRRFANHVGVSNQMLAKDRGGITSGVDLNARRYYWHRFNTLSFASDATEAEQPTLTLKAPVITVSDIDDDADMLLGADFITRHDVWVSFQTSSVFIR; translated from the coding sequence ATGATGCGCCATTTCAAGCCCGCCATCTGGGCCCTCCTCGTCACCTTCCTGACCGTACCCCACGCTGATGCGCGGACAGGCTGCGCGGTGACATTGCTGAGTTCGGTCCCGCTCAGCAATGATGCGTTATTTCTGCACATCCCCATCGAAATCGGGCTTCAAAAGCGGGACATGATTATCGATACCGGCTCCGAAGGAAGTCTCATCACCCCGAAGGCGGCCGATGCTTTGCATCTACCGGTCGATCCTCACCGCCGCACCGTCATTCACGGTCCGGACGGGCGCAGCGAGACTGTGCGCAACCGCATTGCGTCCGACCTTCGCCTCGGCAAACTTAATTACGGTGCGTGGTCTTTCCCACTCAGCATTCTTCCCAATCTACCCAAATCGCTTGACGGGCTTTCCGGGCTCATTGGCGCGGACATGATGCAGGGTCTTGCTGTGGAATTTGATGCCCCTCACCACCGCCTCCGCCTTTGGCAATATGTGCCTGTGGCGGGTGGTTGCGATCCTGTCCCCCCTCTCGGGTCGGCAGGGACACCTCATGGGTCGCGCTGGATCAAACTTGCGGCACATCGGCGCGGCCTGCGCCTCAATGTCGTATTCATCCTTGATGGCGTCATGGGTAATGCGCTGATCGATAGCGGTGCGCGCTCCATCACCTTGTCGCGACGCTTCGCCAATCATGTGGGTGTCAGCAATCAGATGCTTGCTAAAGATCGCGGCGGGATCACGAGCGGTGTCGATCTCAATGCGCGCCGCTATTACTGGCACCGTTTCAACACGCTGTCATTCGCCAGTGATGCAACAGAGGCGGAGCAACCCACCCTGACACTGAAAGCACCGGTCATCACAGTGTCGGATATTGATGACGATGCCGACATGCTGCTGGGTGCCGATTTCATCACCCGACACGATGTCTGGGTGTCTTTTCAGACATCTTCCGTCTTCATACGATAA
- a CDS encoding tetratricopeptide repeat protein codes for MARQFLTAPYFYRTSTDGQARLARFVFVAALILCACQTAAAAKNPVKSAPDSHVTPETGKQGPATLEKLEQALKQAHSESEARALLAQLHAVRLGKLTPAVYILVRHGRALQKQNRLQEAEHALSSALTLQPDQALLWRFRAMIRHQGRDESGAIADLGMALQLDPRDSVSWRLLSSIESQRGDRPAALKAHQKAEMLDPASKQGEPLIGAHRSSSQWRAL; via the coding sequence TTGGCGCGTCAGTTTCTGACCGCACCTTATTTCTACAGGACGTCGACGGACGGGCAGGCCAGGCTTGCCCGTTTTGTTTTTGTGGCCGCGCTCATATTATGCGCCTGCCAGACTGCCGCTGCCGCAAAAAATCCGGTCAAAAGCGCGCCCGACTCGCATGTGACGCCGGAGACCGGCAAACAAGGCCCCGCCACCCTTGAAAAACTTGAACAAGCCTTGAAGCAGGCGCATTCGGAAAGTGAAGCCCGCGCGCTTTTGGCCCAGCTTCACGCCGTCAGATTGGGAAAATTGACGCCGGCTGTTTACATCCTTGTGCGACATGGTCGGGCGCTTCAGAAACAGAATCGCCTTCAGGAAGCCGAGCACGCTCTGAGCAGCGCCCTCACATTGCAACCTGACCAGGCTCTTTTATGGCGTTTCCGTGCCATGATTCGGCATCAGGGACGGGACGAATCCGGGGCGATTGCCGATCTTGGCATGGCCCTGCAGCTTGACCCGCGGGACTCCGTCTCATGGCGTCTGCTTTCCTCAATTGAGTCGCAAAGGGGGGACCGTCCTGCCGCCCTCAAGGCACATCAGAAAGCTGAAATGCTGGACCCTGCCTCAAAACAGGGTGAACCATTGATTGGTGCCCACCGATCCTCATCCCAATGGCGTGCGCTGTGA
- a CDS encoding tyrosine recombinase XerC has protein sequence MAHSAETLLSAWLAWLENEKRASPHTIRAYHQDVATSLAFFEAHLGEKLNETHLAHLTAGDMRALLAHQTRGAELRQRLADGAARSRSRHISALRAFYRFLSLRYDIQNAQVTAFKLPKTRKPLPRPLARPVAREAAEEIASFTAANAFVARDIALYTLLYGAGLRIGEALALSVGDIDAAPGGPLRITGKGNKQRLVPLIPIVQERLAAWRRQRPAAEPDAPLFIGQKGGRLDPATARRTMRLWRQAKGLPASATPHALRHSFATHMMESGADLRAIQELLGHASLSTTQTYTKADEAHLLRVWSAHPRAGKP, from the coding sequence ATGGCTCATAGTGCAGAAACCCTCCTCAGTGCCTGGTTGGCCTGGCTGGAAAATGAGAAGCGCGCCAGCCCGCATACGATCCGTGCCTATCATCAGGACGTCGCCACGTCCCTCGCTTTTTTTGAAGCGCATCTCGGAGAGAAACTCAACGAGACGCATCTCGCCCATCTCACCGCGGGTGACATGCGCGCACTCCTCGCCCATCAAACGCGTGGAGCTGAGTTGCGTCAGCGTCTCGCGGACGGTGCGGCGCGCAGCCGAAGCCGACATATCTCGGCCCTGCGTGCATTTTACCGCTTTCTGTCCCTGCGCTATGACATTCAGAACGCGCAAGTGACCGCCTTCAAATTACCCAAAACGCGCAAGCCTTTGCCACGCCCCCTGGCCCGCCCTGTCGCGCGGGAAGCCGCTGAGGAAATTGCGAGTTTCACCGCCGCCAATGCGTTCGTCGCACGCGATATCGCTTTATACACCCTGCTTTACGGTGCCGGTCTGCGCATCGGGGAAGCTTTGGCTCTTTCCGTCGGTGATATCGACGCAGCACCTGGCGGGCCGCTGCGCATCACGGGCAAAGGAAATAAACAGCGCCTCGTGCCTTTAATCCCGATCGTGCAGGAGAGACTGGCGGCATGGCGGCGCCAACGGCCGGCGGCGGAACCGGACGCCCCGCTTTTTATCGGGCAGAAAGGGGGCCGGCTTGACCCCGCAACCGCCCGGCGCACCATGCGCCTTTGGCGTCAGGCCAAGGGGCTTCCGGCCTCTGCGACGCCACATGCTTTGCGGCACTCTTTCGCCACGCATATGATGGAAAGCGGTGCGGATTTAAGGGCGATCCAGGAATTACTGGGCCATGCCAGCCTCTCAACGACCCAGACCTACACGAAGGCGGATGAGGCGCATCTCCTGCGCGTCTGGTCCGCGCATCCCCGGGCGGGCAAGCCATGA
- a CDS encoding primosomal protein N', with translation MNAAHARSPLPAASSRVDVLLPRRLQSVLAYTTHDPDLVPGDFVAVPLGKREEIGCVWDEAEVVAARLPADLAFPPPKPVDPSRLRPVFRRIDAPGLPETLRCFVDWVSAYTLAPQGMVLAMAMRGWTPAPPKAVRLWRLASPGHPPKLTAARQKVLDAAAARPMSIKALAEKAGVSSAVISACIKLNLLEAAPSEPAFRDDADDVPRPPTLSASQEVIARALRDAVQKQQFEAILLEGVTGSGKTEVYLEAVQECLALKRQSLVLLPEIALSTQWISRFTRRFGFAPLVWHSSMGDGHRRRVWQHVRNGAPCVVVGARSALFLPFTDLGLVIVDEEHEPAFKQEEGVIYHGRDMAVLRARQAAVPVMLVSATPSLETLANVQAGRYRHLVLPDRHAGAALPDVRALDMRLAPPSRGQFLSPTLLSACRETLARGEQAMLFLNRRGYAPLTLCRQCGHRIECPKCTAWLVEHRAQRRMVCHHCEYAMPIPTQCPSCAATESLVPVGPGIERVTEEVQRELAGVRILVMSSDSLVSAEAARIAVTQIARQEVDLIIGTQLVAKGWHFPHLTLVGVVDADLGLNGGDLRAAERTVQLLQQVGGRAGREARPGTVLLQTYLPDHPAMKALVSQDFHHFMAQEAANRRPGFWPPFGRLAALIVSAETPESADALARALSDAAPKGEGLEVLGPAPAPLTKLRGRHRRRLLLRTRKGIAVQPLLRLWLQKLRLKSDQKIVVDIDPVSFF, from the coding sequence GTGAATGCGGCGCACGCCCGGTCGCCCCTCCCGGCAGCATCCTCCCGCGTCGATGTCCTCCTGCCGCGTCGGCTGCAATCGGTTCTGGCTTATACGACGCATGATCCTGACCTCGTGCCGGGTGATTTCGTCGCTGTGCCATTGGGGAAAAGGGAGGAAATCGGTTGCGTATGGGATGAAGCCGAGGTGGTTGCGGCGCGCCTCCCGGCTGATCTCGCTTTTCCACCGCCGAAACCTGTTGACCCGAGCCGGTTGAGGCCGGTCTTCCGCCGTATTGACGCGCCCGGCTTGCCGGAAACGCTGCGTTGCTTTGTCGATTGGGTGTCCGCCTACACACTCGCGCCCCAGGGCATGGTTCTCGCCATGGCGATGCGCGGATGGACACCGGCGCCACCGAAAGCTGTCAGGCTATGGCGTCTGGCATCGCCAGGTCACCCGCCGAAACTCACCGCGGCACGGCAGAAAGTGCTGGATGCCGCCGCAGCCAGGCCGATGAGCATCAAGGCTCTTGCCGAGAAAGCCGGCGTCAGCTCCGCCGTCATCTCGGCCTGCATCAAGCTCAATCTGTTGGAGGCCGCGCCCTCTGAACCCGCTTTCAGGGATGACGCGGATGACGTCCCGCGGCCGCCCACCCTTTCCGCATCTCAGGAGGTGATCGCGCGGGCCTTGCGGGATGCCGTGCAGAAGCAGCAATTCGAGGCCATCCTGCTGGAAGGGGTTACAGGCTCCGGCAAAACGGAAGTTTATCTCGAAGCCGTGCAGGAATGCCTTGCGCTCAAGCGGCAATCCCTCGTCCTCCTGCCGGAAATCGCACTTTCCACGCAATGGATCTCACGTTTTACCCGCCGCTTCGGCTTTGCCCCGCTTGTCTGGCACTCCTCCATGGGGGACGGGCATCGCCGCCGCGTCTGGCAGCATGTGCGCAACGGTGCGCCCTGCGTGGTTGTCGGGGCGCGCTCGGCACTTTTCCTGCCATTCACAGATCTCGGCCTGGTGATTGTCGATGAGGAGCATGAGCCGGCTTTCAAGCAGGAGGAAGGCGTGATTTATCACGGCCGGGACATGGCCGTGCTGCGCGCGCGTCAGGCCGCGGTGCCTGTCATGCTTGTCTCCGCGACGCCGAGCCTTGAGACCCTCGCCAATGTGCAGGCAGGCCGCTACCGCCACCTCGTCCTGCCGGACCGCCATGCTGGCGCCGCATTGCCGGACGTGCGCGCGCTCGATATGCGCCTTGCCCCGCCGTCACGCGGCCAGTTCCTCTCCCCCACGCTTCTCTCCGCCTGTCGTGAGACGTTGGCGCGCGGGGAGCAGGCCATGTTGTTTCTCAATCGACGCGGCTATGCGCCGCTCACTCTATGTCGGCAATGTGGTCACCGGATTGAATGTCCGAAATGCACGGCCTGGCTGGTGGAGCATCGCGCGCAACGCCGCATGGTGTGCCACCATTGCGAATATGCGATGCCAATACCAACGCAGTGCCCGTCCTGCGCGGCGACGGAAAGCCTCGTGCCGGTCGGGCCCGGGATAGAGCGCGTGACGGAGGAAGTGCAGCGCGAATTGGCCGGGGTGCGCATCCTTGTCATGTCCTCAGACAGTCTGGTCTCAGCGGAGGCGGCGCGCATCGCCGTGACGCAGATCGCGCGGCAGGAGGTTGACCTCATTATCGGGACGCAGCTCGTCGCGAAGGGGTGGCATTTTCCGCACCTCACTCTTGTGGGGGTGGTGGATGCGGATCTCGGATTGAATGGTGGGGACCTCCGCGCGGCGGAGCGTACGGTGCAGTTATTACAGCAGGTCGGCGGGCGCGCCGGGCGGGAGGCGCGACCGGGCACCGTGCTGTTGCAGACGTACCTGCCGGACCATCCCGCAATGAAGGCGCTTGTCTCACAGGATTTCCATCATTTCATGGCGCAGGAGGCCGCGAATCGTCGCCCCGGTTTCTGGCCGCCTTTTGGGCGTCTGGCCGCTTTGATCGTCAGTGCCGAGACGCCGGAATCCGCGGATGCGCTGGCACGCGCCTTGTCGGATGCGGCCCCGAAAGGCGAGGGACTCGAAGTGCTCGGCCCCGCCCCCGCCCCATTGACGAAGCTGCGCGGCAGGCACCGTCGACGACTTCTGTTAAGGACGCGGAAGGGGATTGCCGTGCAGCCTTTGCTGCGTCTGTGGCTACAGAAACTGCGCCTGAAAAGTGATCAGAAGATCGTGGTGGATATCGACCCGGTTTCGTTTTTCTGA